A part of Oncorhynchus clarkii lewisi isolate Uvic-CL-2024 chromosome 17, UVic_Ocla_1.0, whole genome shotgun sequence genomic DNA contains:
- the LOC139370699 gene encoding mitochondrial import receptor subunit TOM34-like produces the protein MPHKRRSQSWTELKKAGNECFKTGQYGEAACLYSQAIKDVEKSGKNSEDLSILYSNRAASYLKDGNCAECVKDCTVSLDLVPFGIKPLLRRGAAYEALERYRLAYVDYKTALQIDCRIPAAQDGTNRMTKCLTEVDGHSWREKLPPIPIVPMAVKENFSQATCQTTQHNGTREKYKSVPGEDVIKKALYLKEEGNALVKKAEYKKAIEKYTQSLKHNPSEITTYTNRALCYLSVKMYKEAVRDCGEALQLDPANIKALYRQAQAHKELKDYKACVEDLNSLLKVEPKNTAAHNLLLKVQNKK, from the exons ATGCCACATAAGCGTCGTTCCCAGTCTTGGACAGAGTTGAAAAAAGCAGGCAACGAATGCTTTAAAACTGGACAATATGGGGAGGCTGCCTGTCTTTACAGCCAGGCGATCAAAGATGTGGAGAAGTCAG GAAAGAATTCAGAGGATCTTAGTATCCTGTATTCTAACCGTGCAGCCAGTTATCTGAAGGATGGAAATTGTGCGGAGTGTGTGAAGGACTGCACAGT CTCTCTTGACTTGGTTCCGTTTGGCATCAAGCCTCTCCTTCGCCGGGGTGCAGCGTATGAAGCCCTTGAGAGATACAGATTAGCCTACGTGGACTACAAGACGGCCTTACAGATAGACTGTCGCATACCTGCAGCCCAAGATGGTACCAACAG aatgacaaagtGTCTGACAGAGGTGGATGGACACTCCTGGCGAGAGAAGCTCCCGCCCATTCCCATTGTTCCAATGGCCGTCAAAGAAAACTTTTCTCAGGCAACATGCCAAACGACACAACACAATGGCACCAGAGAAAAATATAAATCCG TCCCAGGAGAGGATGTCATTAAAAAAGCCCTATACCTGAAAGAGGAAGGCAATGCACTGGTGAAAAAAGCAGAGTACAAGAAAGCCATAGAGAAATACACTCAGAGCCTCAAACACAATCCCTCAGAAATCACAACCTACACAAATAG GGCACTCTGCTACCTCTCTGTAAAGATGTACAAGGAGGCAGTGCGAGATTGTGGAGAGGCCCTGCAGCTCGACCCCGCTAATATCAAGGCACTGTACAGACAAGCTCAAGCACACAAGGAGCTGAAA GACTACAAAGCTTGCGTGGAAGATCTAAACAGCTTGCTGAAGGTTGAGCCAAAGAACACAGCGGCACATAATTTACTGCTGAAAGTGCAAAATAAAAAGTGA
- the LOC139369708 gene encoding cytochrome c oxidase subunit 6C-1-like encodes MSLAKPAMRGLLGKRLRFHLPIAFALSLVAAAAFKYGVTEPRKQAYADFYKQYDTTKEFNNMRDAGIFESVRTTGE; translated from the exons ATGTCTCTGGCTAAGCCTGCAATGCGAGGACTCCTTGGGAAGCGTCTGCGGTTCCATTTGCCCATTGCCTTCGCTCTGTCATTGGTGGCTGCAGCAGCTTTCAAG TATGGTGTAACAGAGCCCAGGAAACAGGCCTATGCTGATTTCTACAAACAATATGACACCACAAAGGAGTTCAACAACATGAGGGACGCTGGCATTTTTGAAAGTGTCAGGACAACTGGCGAATAA